Proteins found in one Brachyspira murdochii DSM 12563 genomic segment:
- the proC gene encoding pyrroline-5-carboxylate reductase encodes MIIGFIGAGAMGGALIEGFIKSGIEYTNIIASVKTMEKKDYLEKNLGIKVYTDNRKAAAEADVLFIAVKPYMVSTVAAEISSSIKVGSTIVSVAASVSKRDLSRLFNGSRIVRIMPNTPVKTCNGFISVVEAENKVVENGVVELLKRVGMVKVIKEEQIHAYNAMAGCSPAFMYILIEAMSDAGVLMGIDRKTSIEMAAQVFKGTGAMVLESGKHPAQLKDGVCTPGGLTIKGVEVLEEKSMRSGLIESIIASYNKSIESEKK; translated from the coding sequence ATGATAATAGGATTTATAGGTGCTGGTGCTATGGGAGGAGCTTTAATAGAAGGCTTTATAAAATCTGGAATAGAGTATACCAATATCATAGCCAGCGTAAAGACAATGGAAAAAAAAGATTATCTTGAAAAAAATCTTGGAATAAAAGTTTATACAGATAATAGAAAAGCGGCTGCTGAGGCTGATGTTTTATTTATAGCAGTTAAGCCTTATATGGTTAGTACGGTGGCGGCAGAGATATCATCATCTATTAAAGTTGGCTCTACTATTGTTAGTGTTGCGGCTTCTGTTAGTAAAAGAGATTTATCAAGACTTTTTAATGGAAGCAGAATTGTGAGAATAATGCCTAATACTCCGGTAAAAACATGCAATGGTTTTATATCCGTTGTGGAGGCAGAAAATAAAGTTGTAGAAAATGGTGTTGTAGAGCTGCTTAAACGAGTAGGAATGGTTAAGGTAATAAAAGAAGAGCAGATACATGCTTATAATGCTATGGCAGGCTGTTCTCCAGCTTTTATGTATATATTAATAGAGGCTATGAGTGATGCAGGAGTATTAATGGGTATAGACAGAAAGACATCTATAGAAATGGCAGCACAGGTATTTAAAGGTACTGGTGCTATGGTATTAGAATCTGGAAAACACCCAGCACAGTTAAAAGACGGAGTATGTACTCCCGGCGGGCTTACTATTAAAGGGGTTGAAGTACTTGAAGAAAAATCTATGAGAAGCGGACTTATAGAAAGCATTATTGCAAGTTATAATAAATCTATAGAAAGTGAAAAAAAGTAA
- a CDS encoding DUF4405 domain-containing protein has protein sequence MKLKKIIKIIIDILMYIIFIYLMSYRPGRGLFLHGIFGFTLFILFILHHLLNIKWYGSITKGKYGFIKKLFITINFLLFFDMIVMAVSSIMMSGDIFAFSPFIANQFARNLHVVSTSSGFVLMIFHIGLHTNNIFRSIYTKVKDTYLKYIYIVLFLVILFLGLYSFIISGIINSMFLIPKENHSFYDLYFYFQYIMMTVGASQIVHLIFIVSYKINKKMNKH, from the coding sequence ATGAAATTAAAAAAAATAATAAAAATTATAATAGATATTCTAATGTATATTATATTTATTTATCTTATGAGCTACAGACCTGGAAGAGGTTTATTTCTTCATGGTATATTCGGTTTTACTCTATTTATTTTATTTATACTTCATCATCTATTAAATATAAAATGGTATGGCAGCATTACAAAAGGAAAATACGGCTTTATAAAAAAACTATTTATAACTATTAATTTTTTATTATTTTTTGATATGATTGTAATGGCAGTAAGTTCTATCATGATGTCTGGAGATATATTCGCATTCTCTCCTTTCATAGCTAATCAGTTTGCAAGAAATTTGCATGTAGTATCAACATCGTCTGGATTTGTACTTATGATATTTCATATAGGGCTTCATACTAATAATATCTTCAGAAGCATATATACAAAAGTAAAAGATACATATTTAAAATATATTTATATTGTTTTATTTTTAGTAATTTTATTTTTAGGACTATACTCTTTTATAATAAGCGGAATTATTAACTCTATGTTCCTTATACCTAAAGAAAATCATTCATTTTATGATTTATATTTTTATTTTCAGTATATAATGATGACCGTAGGAGCCTCTCAAATAGTACATTTAATTTTTATAGTTTCATACAAAATAAATAAAAAAATGAATAAACATTAA
- a CDS encoding MerR family transcriptional regulator — protein sequence MTISEVSQLTGLTKDTLRYYEKIGVIPEIGRSKSGIRNYNEYNLKCIEFSKSMRDLGISIDSIIKYIKLYKKGKNTINERKSILINERDEMQRHFNELKIKLEKLNKKLEEKDFFN from the coding sequence ATGACTATATCAGAAGTAAGCCAATTAACAGGATTAACTAAAGACACTTTAAGATACTATGAAAAAATAGGAGTAATACCAGAAATAGGAAGAAGCAAAAGCGGTATTAGAAACTATAATGAATATAATTTAAAATGTATAGAGTTCTCAAAATCAATGCGTGATTTAGGCATATCAATAGACTCCATTATAAAATATATTAAACTTTACAAAAAAGGAAAAAATACAATAAATGAAAGAAAATCAATATTAATTAATGAAAGAGATGAAATGCAAAGACATTTTAATGAATTGAAAATAAAATTGGAAAAGCTCAATAAAAAACTAGAAGAGAAAGATTTTTTTAATTAA
- a CDS encoding ankyrin repeat domain-containing protein: MRKVYIAVSLFLLSFALYSQEITNAEIVTNYNQESTNSNNIFFYSIENGDIAKVREMLKEGIDVNSTNAEGWSALHLAVKANKPVIVKELLSHKKIDMNPMLPADSVFIEGNDKWYADGQTPLLLAAYYGYSDIVTMLLSYGADILAKDSVDDAMAIHIASAKGYYKVVEAILDSAAARNSKVDIVNVGDNTGTTPLMWAAMNNQVTVISILIKYKANVNMQDDDGWTPLHFAAASDSYRAVEILLNNGADADMPDIEGKKADDVTNDTDIEALLNKYMTVDNTQTEDK; the protein is encoded by the coding sequence ATGAGAAAAGTATATATTGCTGTTAGTTTATTTTTATTAAGTTTTGCTTTATATTCGCAGGAAATAACAAATGCTGAAATTGTTACCAACTATAATCAAGAATCTACTAATTCTAACAATATATTTTTTTATTCTATAGAAAACGGAGATATTGCTAAAGTTAGAGAAATGCTTAAAGAGGGTATAGATGTTAATAGTACAAATGCTGAAGGCTGGTCAGCTTTGCATTTAGCTGTGAAAGCCAATAAGCCTGTTATAGTAAAAGAATTATTATCTCATAAAAAAATTGATATGAATCCTATGCTTCCTGCTGACAGTGTATTTATAGAAGGTAATGATAAATGGTATGCTGATGGTCAAACTCCTCTTTTGCTTGCAGCGTATTACGGATATAGTGATATAGTAACTATGCTTTTAAGTTATGGAGCTGATATTCTAGCTAAAGACAGCGTAGATGATGCTATGGCTATACATATTGCCTCAGCAAAAGGATATTATAAAGTAGTTGAAGCTATATTAGATTCTGCTGCAGCTAGAAACTCAAAAGTAGATATTGTTAATGTTGGAGATAATACTGGTACTACTCCTTTAATGTGGGCTGCTATGAATAATCAGGTAACAGTTATATCTATTTTAATTAAATACAAGGCTAATGTTAATATGCAGGATGATGACGGATGGACTCCGCTGCATTTTGCAGCTGCTTCAGACAGCTACAGAGCTGTTGAGATTCTTTTAAATAATGGTGCTGATGCTGATATGCCTGATATAGAAGGTAAAAAGGCTGATGATGTAACTAATGATACTGATATAGAAGCATTATTAAATAAATATATGACTGTTGATAATACTCAAACTGAAGATAAATAA
- a CDS encoding response regulator, producing MPKKTILVLDDEKSIRTLFEEEFKDEGYDVVSTDSGEEALEMLDKGTPHIDLITLDIKMPKMDGLDFLAKVREKHRELPIIICTAYNNYRHEFSVWNADGYILKSGNLTEIKDKIKRLIG from the coding sequence ATGCCTAAAAAGACAATATTAGTTTTAGACGATGAAAAAAGCATTAGAACTCTGTTTGAGGAAGAGTTCAAAGATGAAGGCTATGATGTAGTATCCACAGACAGCGGAGAAGAAGCCTTGGAAATGCTTGATAAAGGTACTCCTCATATTGATTTGATAACTTTAGATATAAAAATGCCTAAGATGGACGGATTAGATTTTTTAGCTAAAGTTAGAGAGAAACATAGAGAGCTTCCTATAATAATATGTACAGCATATAATAATTATAGACATGAGTTTTCTGTTTGGAATGCCGACGGTTATATATTAAAATCCGGCAATCTTACAGAGATTAAGGATAAGATAAAAAGACTTATAGGTTAA
- a CDS encoding class I SAM-dependent RNA methyltransferase, with protein MKVEIIDTAYGGYGIAKNNDGKIIFIPNSVEGDVLDINITKESKKFSYASIEKIIEPSKYRIKPRCKYAGICGGCVFNHIDYNKQLSIKKNIVLNAVRNLEYKKDIKIIYDKNYNYRLRVNMIASNGSIGFYRFKTNDFAAIDECVILKDSLFKRIKDFSKENNITGSIYAIENNSREALAFLDSDKKINIKSFEKYFNGITIKHNKTVRSFGDISMTYKTKYGNIGIGHKTFFQSNLYLLDIFQDEAVKYITQDDNTIIELYAGSGFFTAAIESKLKSFNKEYKFISSEISKDSVYIANKYNFNIKNEESFITLKNINYDIDALVLDPPREGIDKKTINEIIRIKPKKIIYVSCDPMTFSRDINLLKDYYKLSDLSIIDMFADTYHIETVSYLEKC; from the coding sequence ATGAAAGTTGAAATTATAGACACGGCTTACGGCGGATACGGAATTGCTAAAAATAATGATGGAAAAATTATATTTATTCCTAATAGTGTAGAGGGAGATGTATTAGATATAAATATAACAAAAGAAAGTAAAAAATTTTCTTATGCATCTATAGAAAAAATAATAGAGCCTTCCAAATACAGAATAAAACCAAGATGTAAATATGCTGGTATCTGCGGAGGGTGCGTATTTAATCATATAGATTATAATAAACAGCTTTCTATAAAAAAGAATATAGTTTTAAATGCTGTCAGAAATCTTGAATATAAAAAAGATATAAAAATTATTTATGATAAAAATTATAATTACAGACTTAGAGTAAATATGATAGCTTCAAATGGAAGTATTGGTTTTTATAGATTTAAAACTAATGATTTTGCAGCAATTGATGAATGTGTTATTTTGAAGGATAGCTTATTTAAAAGGATAAAAGATTTCTCAAAAGAAAATAATATCACAGGAAGTATTTATGCTATAGAAAACAATAGCAGAGAGGCTCTTGCTTTTTTAGATTCTGATAAAAAAATAAATATAAAATCATTTGAAAAATATTTTAATGGTATAACTATAAAGCATAATAAAACAGTTAGAAGTTTTGGCGACATAAGTATGACCTATAAAACTAAATATGGTAATATAGGTATAGGGCATAAAACATTTTTTCAGAGCAATTTATATTTACTTGATATATTTCAAGATGAGGCTGTAAAATATATAACTCAAGATGATAATACTATAATAGAGCTTTATGCAGGAAGCGGATTTTTTACAGCAGCTATAGAAAGTAAATTAAAAAGTTTTAATAAAGAGTATAAATTTATTTCTTCTGAAATAAGCAAAGATTCTGTATATATAGCAAATAAATATAATTTTAATATAAAAAATGAAGAGTCTTTTATAACATTAAAAAATATTAATTATGATATTGATGCATTAGTATTAGATCCTCCAAGAGAAGGTATTGATAAAAAAACTATAAATGAAATAATCAGAATTAAACCTAAAAAAATTATATATGTTTCATGTGATCCCATGACTTTTTCACGTGATATCAATTTATTAAAAGACTATTATAAATTATCAGATTTAAGTATTATAGATATGTTTGCTGATACTTATCATATAGAAACTGTATCATATTTAGAGAAGTGTTAA
- the galT gene encoding galactose-1-phosphate uridylyltransferase, giving the protein MPHIRKDPVTKQSVIISAERTGRPSDYVNSDKKHVSNSELSCPFCRGHEMKTPDSVYTVYAEQEEIWQVRIVPNKYPIISETHKNELPKENSLFCASSSKGFHDVIIEHPNHYFNFYHAQTEDFFYIFKAVMMRLRDLGKNEDMLYSLHFKNFGPEAGASLSHSHSQIITTPFIPVQMLDEINGAFEYYNENNRCVYCDIILEEKKLNERVIYENDNFIAIAPFASRSPYQIYIIPKQHSNSIIYTSSPHMLDFASILKNIFDRLYNLLGEVSFNYVLHTLLPVFNDRYNYSSHWFLDIMPKMSKLAGYELGSGVFINSITPEDAAEQLRNAL; this is encoded by the coding sequence ATGCCGCATATTCGTAAAGATCCTGTAACTAAGCAGTCCGTTATTATTTCAGCAGAAAGAACTGGAAGGCCTAGTGATTATGTTAATTCAGATAAAAAGCATGTATCCAATTCTGAACTTAGCTGTCCTTTTTGCAGAGGGCATGAGATGAAAACACCGGACTCTGTTTATACAGTTTATGCTGAACAGGAAGAGATATGGCAGGTTAGAATAGTCCCTAATAAATATCCTATAATATCTGAAACCCATAAAAATGAATTGCCTAAAGAAAACAGCCTTTTTTGTGCCAGCAGTTCTAAAGGGTTCCATGATGTCATTATAGAGCACCCTAATCATTATTTTAATTTTTACCATGCACAGACAGAAGATTTTTTTTATATTTTCAAAGCTGTTATGATGAGGCTTAGAGATTTGGGTAAAAATGAAGATATGCTCTATAGTCTCCATTTTAAAAACTTCGGTCCTGAAGCAGGTGCGAGCCTTTCTCATTCTCACTCTCAAATTATAACAACTCCATTCATACCAGTTCAAATGCTTGATGAAATTAACGGTGCTTTTGAATATTATAATGAAAATAACAGATGCGTATATTGTGATATTATATTGGAAGAGAAAAAACTTAATGAAAGGGTAATATATGAAAATGATAATTTTATAGCTATTGCTCCTTTTGCTTCAAGGTCTCCTTATCAGATATATATAATTCCTAAGCAGCACTCTAATAGTATAATATACACTTCAAGCCCTCATATGCTGGATTTTGCTTCTATACTTAAAAATATATTTGACAGACTGTATAACCTTTTAGGCGAAGTGAGTTTTAATTATGTGCTTCATACTCTTTTGCCGGTATTCAATGATAGATATAATTACTCCAGCCATTGGTTTTTAGATATAATGCCTAAAATGAGCAAACTTGCAGGGTATGAATTGGGAAGCGGTGTATTTATTAATTCTATTACACCAGAAGATGCAGCAGAACAATTAAGAAATGCCTTATAA
- a CDS encoding LysR family transcriptional regulator: MDIKSLKYFLTSAREGSITKAANTLNLTQPNLSRQINNLEKEIGKKLFIRSNYSIKLTSDGVLLKKRAEEIIDLMEKTKMEFKSSEDVIAGDIYIGSGETYYIKIIADIIKELRELYPNIIYHIHSGVYSDITEKLDRGLADFGLLIGSFDDAKYDYIEMPYKELYGLLMRKDSHLSKKKFITKDDLLNIPIICPKRFFNNKSKSNKFYEWIGEDIDKLNIVLTYNLIYNAAIMVEEGIGYVITMDKLINTVSESDLCFIPLKPKLYVTSSIIWKKNQVFSKASKIFLDKIKEKLGS; the protein is encoded by the coding sequence ATGGATATAAAATCATTAAAGTATTTTCTGACTTCAGCTAGAGAGGGAAGCATTACTAAAGCGGCAAACACTCTTAATCTTACTCAGCCTAATTTATCAAGACAAATAAATAATTTGGAAAAAGAAATAGGAAAGAAACTTTTTATAAGGAGCAATTACAGTATAAAACTCACATCTGACGGAGTACTTTTAAAAAAGAGAGCTGAAGAGATAATTGATTTAATGGAAAAAACTAAAATGGAGTTTAAGTCTTCTGAAGATGTAATAGCAGGAGATATTTATATAGGAAGCGGAGAGACATATTATATAAAAATTATAGCGGATATTATAAAAGAGTTAAGAGAATTGTATCCGAATATAATATATCATATTCATAGCGGAGTATATTCAGATATTACAGAAAAGTTAGACAGAGGGCTTGCTGATTTCGGACTATTAATAGGAAGTTTTGATGATGCTAAATACGATTATATAGAAATGCCTTATAAAGAATTGTATGGTTTATTAATGAGAAAAGATTCTCATCTATCTAAAAAAAAGTTTATAACCAAAGATGATTTACTAAATATTCCAATAATATGTCCCAAAAGATTTTTTAATAATAAATCAAAAAGTAATAAATTTTATGAATGGATTGGTGAAGATATTGATAAATTAAATATAGTTTTAACTTATAACCTTATTTATAATGCGGCTATTATGGTCGAAGAGGGTATAGGGTATGTAATCACTATGGATAAACTTATAAATACGGTGAGCGAAAGCGATTTATGCTTTATACCTTTAAAACCCAAATTATATGTAACTTCAAGTATTATATGGAAGAAAAATCAAGTATTTTCAAAAGCCTCGAAGATATTTTTAGATAAAATTAAAGAAAAATTAGGCAGTTAA
- a CDS encoding GNAT family N-acetyltransferase → MSIHNKKEYSKENIIRKKKNKFIIRYLTLEDLEMFNNLLRYAFQVSNNELITLGYEIDEIKQAKSAVLSKAKVLGWFDGEKLASQIAVYPMKMNIHGVIYKMAGVTGVATYPEYSNLGLMNDLMIKSIEIMKKEGQTISVLYPYSIPFYRRKGWEIISDKMSFEIKDTQLPKTITNSGRVERVSSDSNDLKELYDKFSHMRHGALIRGDLEWEEYWRWDVDDTIVAIYYDEKDEANGFLVYVIENDIFHVKEMVYLNFEARLGLWNYISAHFSMVDKVNGYNYTNEPMAFLLEDSEIKETIRPYIMARITDVKAFIINYPFLRKPKNKKINLIIKDNMAKWNNGSFLIHWDEERNTICKRLSKEYKRNSKDRYIIKMNIQTLTAMLMSYKSPSYLYKIERIESSIKGINLLESIIPKEQVYFSDYF, encoded by the coding sequence ATGAGCATTCATAATAAAAAAGAATATTCAAAAGAAAATATAATAAGAAAAAAGAAAAATAAATTCATAATAAGATATTTAACATTAGAAGATTTAGAAATGTTTAATAATCTTTTGAGATATGCGTTTCAGGTAAGCAATAATGAACTTATTACTCTAGGTTATGAAATAGATGAAATAAAACAGGCAAAATCAGCTGTATTAAGTAAGGCTAAAGTACTTGGCTGGTTTGACGGAGAAAAATTAGCTTCTCAAATAGCAGTATATCCTATGAAGATGAATATACATGGTGTTATATATAAAATGGCTGGTGTTACTGGTGTTGCTACATATCCTGAATATTCTAATCTTGGTCTTATGAATGACTTGATGATAAAGAGTATAGAGATTATGAAAAAAGAAGGTCAGACTATATCAGTATTATATCCTTACTCTATACCTTTTTATAGGAGAAAGGGTTGGGAAATTATATCAGATAAGATGAGTTTTGAAATAAAAGATACTCAGCTTCCTAAAACTATTACAAACAGCGGAAGGGTAGAGCGTGTTTCGTCAGACAGTAATGATTTAAAAGAACTTTATGATAAGTTTTCTCATATGAGGCATGGGGCATTGATTAGAGGTGATTTAGAGTGGGAAGAGTATTGGAGATGGGACGTTGATGACACTATAGTTGCTATATATTATGATGAAAAAGACGAGGCTAATGGTTTTTTGGTTTATGTTATAGAAAATGATATTTTTCATGTTAAAGAGATGGTTTATCTTAATTTTGAGGCAAGACTTGGGCTTTGGAATTATATATCAGCACATTTTTCTATGGTGGATAAAGTTAATGGTTATAATTATACTAATGAACCTATGGCATTTTTACTTGAAGACAGCGAGATAAAAGAAACTATAAGACCTTATATAATGGCTAGAATTACTGATGTTAAAGCGTTTATTATAAATTATCCTTTTTTAAGAAAACCTAAAAATAAAAAGATAAATCTTATAATAAAAGATAATATGGCAAAATGGAATAATGGCAGCTTTCTAATACACTGGGACGAAGAGAGAAACACCATATGCAAAAGATTAAGTAAAGAATATAAAAGAAACTCTAAAGACAGATATATTATAAAGATGAATATTCAGACACTTACAGCTATGCTTATGAGCTATAAAAGTCCGTCTTATTTGTACAAAATAGAAAGAATAGAATCTAGTATAAAAGGTATTAATTTACTTGAATCTATTATCCCAAAAGAGCAAGTTTACTTTTCTGATTATTTTTAA
- the proB gene encoding glutamate 5-kinase, translated as MKKIDLNNINRIVFKFGTNVLRNDEGYISLARIYSFIEAIAKFHRMGKEVLIVTSGAVGLGAKKINVQDLDEVALKQACAAIGQSQLMSIYEDGFSKFDIVTAQILLTEEDFSNRRRYLNLHSTLNMLLKYKVVPIINENDTVSSDELKQLYDVTQISFSDNDKLSALVASELDADLLIILSDINGLYDDNPKTNPNAKFIHEVFEVTKEIESLGLDASKGGRGGMKTKLQAAKIVTRSGCALFIANGKKPNVLNNIFESEDKTIFYPVEETNELPTKKRWIAYATTIIGKLKVNAGAKKAVLEKESSLLPIGVTKVINSFKKGDIVSIIDEDGNEFARGIINYSSNDVEKIIGHHSDDILKILGYKNYDAVITRDHIVIL; from the coding sequence ATGAAAAAAATAGATTTAAATAATATAAATAGAATAGTATTCAAATTTGGAACTAATGTTTTAAGAAATGATGAAGGATATATTTCTTTAGCAAGAATATATTCTTTCATAGAGGCTATAGCAAAATTTCATAGAATGGGAAAAGAGGTATTGATAGTTACTTCCGGAGCAGTAGGACTTGGTGCTAAAAAAATTAATGTTCAGGATTTGGACGAAGTAGCTTTAAAACAAGCCTGTGCTGCTATAGGACAGTCTCAGCTTATGTCAATATATGAAGACGGATTTTCAAAATTTGATATAGTTACAGCTCAAATACTTCTTACAGAAGAAGATTTTTCAAACAGAAGAAGATATCTTAACCTTCATTCTACTTTAAATATGCTTTTAAAATATAAGGTTGTACCTATAATAAATGAAAATGATACCGTATCAAGCGATGAGCTTAAACAATTATACGATGTTACTCAAATAAGTTTTTCTGATAATGATAAACTCTCTGCCCTAGTAGCAAGCGAACTTGATGCTGATTTGCTTATAATACTTTCAGATATTAACGGGCTTTATGATGATAACCCTAAAACCAATCCAAATGCAAAATTTATACATGAAGTATTTGAAGTTACCAAAGAAATAGAAAGTCTTGGACTAGATGCCTCTAAAGGCGGAAGAGGCGGAATGAAGACAAAACTTCAGGCTGCTAAAATAGTTACAAGGTCTGGCTGTGCTTTATTTATAGCTAATGGTAAAAAACCAAATGTACTTAACAATATATTTGAAAGCGAAGATAAAACTATATTTTACCCTGTAGAAGAAACTAATGAACTTCCTACAAAAAAAAGATGGATTGCTTATGCAACAACTATAATAGGAAAATTAAAAGTAAATGCAGGTGCTAAAAAGGCCGTACTTGAAAAAGAATCAAGCCTTCTTCCTATAGGTGTAACAAAAGTAATTAATAGCTTCAAAAAAGGCGATATAGTAAGCATTATAGATGAAGATGGAAATGAATTTGCAAGAGGAATAATTAATTATAGTTCTAATGATGTAGAAAAAATAATCGGACATCATTCTGATGATATATTAAAAATATTAGGATACAAAAACTATGATGCTGTTATTACCAGAGATCATATAGTAATATTATAA
- a CDS encoding PaaI family thioesterase, which translates to MTNEEMFKKVEKKFNSQDFLSFVGMKLEHVEKGKVIISCENKKEFSQYLGYMHGGMVAALADTAGGHAAASMLEEGYKTVTSELKIHYLKPVVAKKVIAVGEVLSSGKKLIIVEAVIKDEEDNMLAKMIATMFVIDPS; encoded by the coding sequence ATGACTAATGAAGAGATGTTTAAAAAAGTTGAAAAGAAATTTAATTCTCAGGATTTTTTATCTTTTGTAGGAATGAAACTTGAACATGTTGAGAAGGGAAAGGTTATTATATCATGTGAAAATAAAAAAGAGTTTTCTCAGTATTTAGGATATATGCATGGAGGAATGGTTGCGGCACTTGCTGATACTGCAGGCGGACATGCTGCCGCTAGTATGCTTGAAGAAGGATATAAAACTGTAACTTCTGAACTTAAAATACATTATTTAAAGCCTGTTGTGGCAAAAAAAGTAATAGCAGTTGGAGAAGTTTTAAGTTCTGGAAAAAAGTTAATAATAGTAGAAGCAGTTATAAAAGATGAAGAGGATAATATGCTTGCAAAGATGATAGCAACTATGTTTGTAATAGATCCTTCTTAA
- a CDS encoding RecB family exonuclease has product MEAKKLQRFSEYSMSTYLLCPRKYRYTYIEKPFKKQKRSVNVYFIFGNAIHLTCKEFYEQRAEERTLENLYTIFRNVWKRSGIRAFFNSREEEKELGERGLYMLSNFFNSFSNKVPYKMESYMENRVRDYILFGRIDRIDLSADGTLQIVDYKTTKYYDVGEDNDERDRKTIQLKLYACILDGLKFKVTSGSYYHFEDDKFDTVEFTPESINYLREWFDEIVDDIRYDRAFDKKVGRHCEFCDFFKLCQGKEDNVQDLVLPSDELFMANIENSNNN; this is encoded by the coding sequence ATGGAAGCAAAAAAATTACAAAGATTTAGTGAATACAGTATGTCTACATATTTGCTTTGTCCTAGAAAGTATAGGTATACATATATTGAAAAGCCTTTTAAAAAACAAAAAAGAAGTGTTAATGTTTACTTTATCTTTGGTAATGCTATTCATTTGACTTGTAAGGAGTTTTATGAGCAGAGGGCTGAGGAGAGAACTTTAGAGAATTTATACACTATATTTAGAAATGTATGGAAAAGAAGCGGTATAAGAGCATTCTTTAACAGCAGAGAAGAAGAAAAGGAATTGGGAGAGAGAGGACTTTATATGCTATCTAATTTCTTTAATTCTTTCTCTAATAAAGTGCCTTATAAAATGGAAAGCTATATGGAAAATAGGGTTAGAGATTACATTTTATTTGGCAGAATAGACAGAATAGATTTATCTGCTGACGGTACATTACAAATAGTTGACTATAAAACAACCAAATATTATGACGTAGGCGAAGATAATGATGAAAGAGACAGAAAAACTATACAGTTAAAATTATATGCCTGTATATTGGACGGTCTTAAATTCAAAGTTACAAGCGGCTCTTATTATCATTTTGAAGATGATAAATTTGATACTGTTGAGTTTACTCCTGAATCTATTAATTATTTAAGAGAATGGTTTGATGAAATAGTAGATGATATAAGATATGACAGAGCATTTGATAAAAAAGTGGGAAGGCATTGTGAGTTTTGTGATTTCTTTAAGTTATGTCAGGGAAAAGAAGATAATGTTCAGGATTTGGTACTTCCTTCAGATGAGCTTTTTATGGCTAATATAGAAAATTCTAATAATAATTAA